The following proteins come from a genomic window of Acanthopagrus latus isolate v.2019 chromosome 5, fAcaLat1.1, whole genome shotgun sequence:
- the dbnlb gene encoding drebrin-like b isoform X5 codes for MAVNLSKNGPALTAAFKEVVDEKSSTNWALFTYEGNSNDIRLAEKGDGGLEELVEELNSGKVMYAFCRVQDPNSGLPKYVLINWTGEGVKDARKGICANHVSSMANFLKGAHVTINARAEDDVEPEAIMQKVAKASGANYSFHKESSSRFQDSGPQGPVGSVYQKTNAMSEIRKTNKDNFWAQAEKEEEKRRLEEQRKAEEERQKLEKDRKDREAKEALQRDKRDKERATQIDQQKKYQQQVEAESKEQERQRWEEQEETKAAQKKAVNRGESVEKVNEAASLISQRAVNPREMFKQRERGITPSDSDVPSAAPASPQPEEAPAANSYVQEPAYEEPAQVEENNYEVPAEDTSDRGICARALYDYQAADDTEISFDPDDIITGIEMIDEGWWRGFGPAGNFGMFPANYVELM; via the exons ATGGCAGTTAACCTCAGCAAAAATGGCCCTGCATTAACAGCTGCATTCAAAGAAGTGGTAGATGAAAAATCAAGTACCAACTG GGCCTTGTTCACCTATGAGGGAAACAGTAATGATATCCGTCTGGCAGAAAAAGGGG atGGAGGACTGGAGGAGTTGGTTGAGGAATTGAACAGTGGAAAAGTGATGTATGCTTTCTGCAGGGTCCAGGATCCCAATTCTGGTCTGCCCAAATATGTCCTCATCAACTGG ACTGGAGAGGGAGTGAAGGACGCCAGGAAAGGAATATGTGCAAATCATGTCAGCTCCATGGCCAATTTTCTTAAG GGGGCCCACGTCACGATAAATGCCAGAGCAGAAGACGACGTGGAACCCGAGGCAATCATGCAAAAGGTGGCCAAAGCCTCAGGAGCGAACTACAGCTTCCACAAAGAATCTTCCAGCCGCTTCCAGGACAGCGGTCCTCAGGGTCCTGTG GGCTCAGTGTACCAGAAGACCAACGCTATGTCCGAAATCAGGAAGACCAACAAAGACAACTTCTGGGCTCAGGCAGAG aaagaggaggagaaacgtCGCCTGGAGGAGCAACGCAAGGCCGAAGAGGAGCGCCAGAAGCTAGAGAAAGAtaggaaagacagagaggccAAGGAGGCTCTTCAGAGGGACAAAAGGGACAAGGAGAGAGCCACTCAAATTGACCAGCAAAA GAAGTaccagcagcaggtggaggctgaGAGTAAAGAGCAGGAGAGACAACGCTGG gaggagcaggaggagaccAAAGCAGCCCAGAAGAAAGCAGTCAACAGAGGTGAATCTGTGGAAAAGGTCAAC GAGGCAGCATCTCTCATTTCTCAGCGTGCTGTAAACCCCAGAGAGATGttcaagcagagagagagaggaataaCTCCGAGTGACTCTGACGTGCCCTCTGCAGCCCCTGCCAGCCCCCAGCCAG AGGAAGCGCCAGCTGCCAACTCCTACGTCCAAGAGCCGGCTTATGAAGAGCCAGCTCAG GTGGAGGAGAATAACTATGAGGTGCCTGCTGAGGACACATCAGACAGAGGCATCTGTGCCAGAGCCTTGTATGACTACCAGGCTg ctgatgaCACAGAGATCTCATTCGATcccgatgacatcatcaccgGGATCGAGATGATAGACGAGGGTTGGTGGCGAGGCTTCGGCCCAGCCGGCAACTTTGGTATGTTCCCGGCCAATTACGTGGAGCTCATGTAG
- the dbnlb gene encoding drebrin-like b isoform X6: protein MAVNLSKNGPALTAAFKEVVDEKSSTNWALFTYEGNSNDIRLAEKGDGGLEELVEELNSGKVMYAFCRVQDPNSGLPKYVLINWTGEGVKDARKGICANHVSSMANFLKGAHVTINARAEDDVEPEAIMQKVAKASGANYSFHKESSSRFQDSGPQGPVGSVYQKTNAMSEIRKTNKDNFWAQAEKEEEKRRLEEQRKAEEERQKLEKDRKDREAKEALQRDKRDKERATQIDQQKKYQQQVEAESKEQERQRWEAASLISQRAVNPREMFKQRERGITPSDSDVPSAAPASPQPEEAPAANSYVQEPAYEEPAQVEENNYEVPAEDTSDRGICARALYDYQAADDTEISFDPDDIITGIEMIDEGWWRGFGPAGNFGMFPANYVELM, encoded by the exons ATGGCAGTTAACCTCAGCAAAAATGGCCCTGCATTAACAGCTGCATTCAAAGAAGTGGTAGATGAAAAATCAAGTACCAACTG GGCCTTGTTCACCTATGAGGGAAACAGTAATGATATCCGTCTGGCAGAAAAAGGGG atGGAGGACTGGAGGAGTTGGTTGAGGAATTGAACAGTGGAAAAGTGATGTATGCTTTCTGCAGGGTCCAGGATCCCAATTCTGGTCTGCCCAAATATGTCCTCATCAACTGG ACTGGAGAGGGAGTGAAGGACGCCAGGAAAGGAATATGTGCAAATCATGTCAGCTCCATGGCCAATTTTCTTAAG GGGGCCCACGTCACGATAAATGCCAGAGCAGAAGACGACGTGGAACCCGAGGCAATCATGCAAAAGGTGGCCAAAGCCTCAGGAGCGAACTACAGCTTCCACAAAGAATCTTCCAGCCGCTTCCAGGACAGCGGTCCTCAGGGTCCTGTG GGCTCAGTGTACCAGAAGACCAACGCTATGTCCGAAATCAGGAAGACCAACAAAGACAACTTCTGGGCTCAGGCAGAG aaagaggaggagaaacgtCGCCTGGAGGAGCAACGCAAGGCCGAAGAGGAGCGCCAGAAGCTAGAGAAAGAtaggaaagacagagaggccAAGGAGGCTCTTCAGAGGGACAAAAGGGACAAGGAGAGAGCCACTCAAATTGACCAGCAAAA GAAGTaccagcagcaggtggaggctgaGAGTAAAGAGCAGGAGAGACAACGCTGG GAGGCAGCATCTCTCATTTCTCAGCGTGCTGTAAACCCCAGAGAGATGttcaagcagagagagagaggaataaCTCCGAGTGACTCTGACGTGCCCTCTGCAGCCCCTGCCAGCCCCCAGCCAG AGGAAGCGCCAGCTGCCAACTCCTACGTCCAAGAGCCGGCTTATGAAGAGCCAGCTCAG GTGGAGGAGAATAACTATGAGGTGCCTGCTGAGGACACATCAGACAGAGGCATCTGTGCCAGAGCCTTGTATGACTACCAGGCTg ctgatgaCACAGAGATCTCATTCGATcccgatgacatcatcaccgGGATCGAGATGATAGACGAGGGTTGGTGGCGAGGCTTCGGCCCAGCCGGCAACTTTGGTATGTTCCCGGCCAATTACGTGGAGCTCATGTAG
- the dbnlb gene encoding drebrin-like b isoform X1, which translates to MAVNLSKNGPALTAAFKEVVDEKSSTNWALFTYEGNSNDIRLAEKGDGGLEELVEELNSGKVMYAFCRVQDPNSGLPKYVLINWTGEGVKDARKGICANHVSSMANFLKGAHVTINARAEDDVEPEAIMQKVAKASGANYSFHKESSSRFQDSGPQGPVGSVYQKTNAMSEIRKTNKDNFWAQAEKEEEKRRLEEQRKAEEERQKLEKDRKDREAKEALQRDKRDKERATQIDQQKKYQQQVEAESKEQERQRWEEQEETKAAQKKAVNRGESVEKVNEAASLISQRAVNPREMFKQRERGITPSDSDVPSAAPASPQPGRLQSPFLSKTVYESERSSSPQRQASPVPAGSASPVHATEPDEADGQSRCEYDEQEATPEEPLKEEAPAANSYVQEPAYEEPAQVEENNYEVPAEDTSDRGICARALYDYQAADDTEISFDPDDIITGIEMIDEGWWRGFGPAGNFGMFPANYVELM; encoded by the exons ATGGCAGTTAACCTCAGCAAAAATGGCCCTGCATTAACAGCTGCATTCAAAGAAGTGGTAGATGAAAAATCAAGTACCAACTG GGCCTTGTTCACCTATGAGGGAAACAGTAATGATATCCGTCTGGCAGAAAAAGGGG atGGAGGACTGGAGGAGTTGGTTGAGGAATTGAACAGTGGAAAAGTGATGTATGCTTTCTGCAGGGTCCAGGATCCCAATTCTGGTCTGCCCAAATATGTCCTCATCAACTGG ACTGGAGAGGGAGTGAAGGACGCCAGGAAAGGAATATGTGCAAATCATGTCAGCTCCATGGCCAATTTTCTTAAG GGGGCCCACGTCACGATAAATGCCAGAGCAGAAGACGACGTGGAACCCGAGGCAATCATGCAAAAGGTGGCCAAAGCCTCAGGAGCGAACTACAGCTTCCACAAAGAATCTTCCAGCCGCTTCCAGGACAGCGGTCCTCAGGGTCCTGTG GGCTCAGTGTACCAGAAGACCAACGCTATGTCCGAAATCAGGAAGACCAACAAAGACAACTTCTGGGCTCAGGCAGAG aaagaggaggagaaacgtCGCCTGGAGGAGCAACGCAAGGCCGAAGAGGAGCGCCAGAAGCTAGAGAAAGAtaggaaagacagagaggccAAGGAGGCTCTTCAGAGGGACAAAAGGGACAAGGAGAGAGCCACTCAAATTGACCAGCAAAA GAAGTaccagcagcaggtggaggctgaGAGTAAAGAGCAGGAGAGACAACGCTGG gaggagcaggaggagaccAAAGCAGCCCAGAAGAAAGCAGTCAACAGAGGTGAATCTGTGGAAAAGGTCAAC GAGGCAGCATCTCTCATTTCTCAGCGTGCTGTAAACCCCAGAGAGATGttcaagcagagagagagaggaataaCTCCGAGTGACTCTGACGTGCCCTCTGCAGCCCCTGCCAGCCCCCAGCCAG GGCGTCTGCAAAGTCCTTTTCTGTCTAAGACAGTGTATGAAAGTGAGCGATCCAGCTCACCTCAGCGCCAAGCTTCTCCTGTACCTGCAGGCTCCGCCTCTCCTGTCCATGCCACAG AGCCTGATGAGGCTGATGGGCAGTCCAGGTGTGAGTATGATGAGCAGGAGGCAACACCAGAGGAGCCGCTTAAAG AGGAAGCGCCAGCTGCCAACTCCTACGTCCAAGAGCCGGCTTATGAAGAGCCAGCTCAG GTGGAGGAGAATAACTATGAGGTGCCTGCTGAGGACACATCAGACAGAGGCATCTGTGCCAGAGCCTTGTATGACTACCAGGCTg ctgatgaCACAGAGATCTCATTCGATcccgatgacatcatcaccgGGATCGAGATGATAGACGAGGGTTGGTGGCGAGGCTTCGGCCCAGCCGGCAACTTTGGTATGTTCCCGGCCAATTACGTGGAGCTCATGTAG
- the dbnlb gene encoding drebrin-like b isoform X4: MAVNLSKNGPALTAAFKEVVDEKSSTNWALFTYEGNSNDIRLAEKGDGGLEELVEELNSGKVMYAFCRVQDPNSGLPKYVLINWTGEGVKDARKGICANHVSSMANFLKGAHVTINARAEDDVEPEAIMQKVAKASGANYSFHKESSSRFQDSGPQGPVGSVYQKTNAMSEIRKTNKDNFWAQAEKEEEKRRLEEQRKAEEERQKLEKDRKDREAKEALQRDKRDKERATQIDQQKKYQQQVEAESKEQERQRWEAASLISQRAVNPREMFKQRERGITPSDSDVPSAAPASPQPEPDEADGQSRCEYDEQEATPEEPLKEEAPAANSYVQEPAYEEPAQVEENNYEVPAEDTSDRGICARALYDYQAADDTEISFDPDDIITGIEMIDEGWWRGFGPAGNFGMFPANYVELM, encoded by the exons ATGGCAGTTAACCTCAGCAAAAATGGCCCTGCATTAACAGCTGCATTCAAAGAAGTGGTAGATGAAAAATCAAGTACCAACTG GGCCTTGTTCACCTATGAGGGAAACAGTAATGATATCCGTCTGGCAGAAAAAGGGG atGGAGGACTGGAGGAGTTGGTTGAGGAATTGAACAGTGGAAAAGTGATGTATGCTTTCTGCAGGGTCCAGGATCCCAATTCTGGTCTGCCCAAATATGTCCTCATCAACTGG ACTGGAGAGGGAGTGAAGGACGCCAGGAAAGGAATATGTGCAAATCATGTCAGCTCCATGGCCAATTTTCTTAAG GGGGCCCACGTCACGATAAATGCCAGAGCAGAAGACGACGTGGAACCCGAGGCAATCATGCAAAAGGTGGCCAAAGCCTCAGGAGCGAACTACAGCTTCCACAAAGAATCTTCCAGCCGCTTCCAGGACAGCGGTCCTCAGGGTCCTGTG GGCTCAGTGTACCAGAAGACCAACGCTATGTCCGAAATCAGGAAGACCAACAAAGACAACTTCTGGGCTCAGGCAGAG aaagaggaggagaaacgtCGCCTGGAGGAGCAACGCAAGGCCGAAGAGGAGCGCCAGAAGCTAGAGAAAGAtaggaaagacagagaggccAAGGAGGCTCTTCAGAGGGACAAAAGGGACAAGGAGAGAGCCACTCAAATTGACCAGCAAAA GAAGTaccagcagcaggtggaggctgaGAGTAAAGAGCAGGAGAGACAACGCTGG GAGGCAGCATCTCTCATTTCTCAGCGTGCTGTAAACCCCAGAGAGATGttcaagcagagagagagaggaataaCTCCGAGTGACTCTGACGTGCCCTCTGCAGCCCCTGCCAGCCCCCAGCCAG AGCCTGATGAGGCTGATGGGCAGTCCAGGTGTGAGTATGATGAGCAGGAGGCAACACCAGAGGAGCCGCTTAAAG AGGAAGCGCCAGCTGCCAACTCCTACGTCCAAGAGCCGGCTTATGAAGAGCCAGCTCAG GTGGAGGAGAATAACTATGAGGTGCCTGCTGAGGACACATCAGACAGAGGCATCTGTGCCAGAGCCTTGTATGACTACCAGGCTg ctgatgaCACAGAGATCTCATTCGATcccgatgacatcatcaccgGGATCGAGATGATAGACGAGGGTTGGTGGCGAGGCTTCGGCCCAGCCGGCAACTTTGGTATGTTCCCGGCCAATTACGTGGAGCTCATGTAG
- the dbnlb gene encoding drebrin-like b isoform X2, producing MAVNLSKNGPALTAAFKEVVDEKSSTNWALFTYEGNSNDIRLAEKGDGGLEELVEELNSGKVMYAFCRVQDPNSGLPKYVLINWTGEGVKDARKGICANHVSSMANFLKGAHVTINARAEDDVEPEAIMQKVAKASGANYSFHKESSSRFQDSGPQGPVGSVYQKTNAMSEIRKTNKDNFWAQAEKEEEKRRLEEQRKAEEERQKLEKDRKDREAKEALQRDKRDKERATQIDQQKKYQQQVEAESKEQERQRWEAASLISQRAVNPREMFKQRERGITPSDSDVPSAAPASPQPGRLQSPFLSKTVYESERSSSPQRQASPVPAGSASPVHATEPDEADGQSRCEYDEQEATPEEPLKEEAPAANSYVQEPAYEEPAQVEENNYEVPAEDTSDRGICARALYDYQAADDTEISFDPDDIITGIEMIDEGWWRGFGPAGNFGMFPANYVELM from the exons ATGGCAGTTAACCTCAGCAAAAATGGCCCTGCATTAACAGCTGCATTCAAAGAAGTGGTAGATGAAAAATCAAGTACCAACTG GGCCTTGTTCACCTATGAGGGAAACAGTAATGATATCCGTCTGGCAGAAAAAGGGG atGGAGGACTGGAGGAGTTGGTTGAGGAATTGAACAGTGGAAAAGTGATGTATGCTTTCTGCAGGGTCCAGGATCCCAATTCTGGTCTGCCCAAATATGTCCTCATCAACTGG ACTGGAGAGGGAGTGAAGGACGCCAGGAAAGGAATATGTGCAAATCATGTCAGCTCCATGGCCAATTTTCTTAAG GGGGCCCACGTCACGATAAATGCCAGAGCAGAAGACGACGTGGAACCCGAGGCAATCATGCAAAAGGTGGCCAAAGCCTCAGGAGCGAACTACAGCTTCCACAAAGAATCTTCCAGCCGCTTCCAGGACAGCGGTCCTCAGGGTCCTGTG GGCTCAGTGTACCAGAAGACCAACGCTATGTCCGAAATCAGGAAGACCAACAAAGACAACTTCTGGGCTCAGGCAGAG aaagaggaggagaaacgtCGCCTGGAGGAGCAACGCAAGGCCGAAGAGGAGCGCCAGAAGCTAGAGAAAGAtaggaaagacagagaggccAAGGAGGCTCTTCAGAGGGACAAAAGGGACAAGGAGAGAGCCACTCAAATTGACCAGCAAAA GAAGTaccagcagcaggtggaggctgaGAGTAAAGAGCAGGAGAGACAACGCTGG GAGGCAGCATCTCTCATTTCTCAGCGTGCTGTAAACCCCAGAGAGATGttcaagcagagagagagaggaataaCTCCGAGTGACTCTGACGTGCCCTCTGCAGCCCCTGCCAGCCCCCAGCCAG GGCGTCTGCAAAGTCCTTTTCTGTCTAAGACAGTGTATGAAAGTGAGCGATCCAGCTCACCTCAGCGCCAAGCTTCTCCTGTACCTGCAGGCTCCGCCTCTCCTGTCCATGCCACAG AGCCTGATGAGGCTGATGGGCAGTCCAGGTGTGAGTATGATGAGCAGGAGGCAACACCAGAGGAGCCGCTTAAAG AGGAAGCGCCAGCTGCCAACTCCTACGTCCAAGAGCCGGCTTATGAAGAGCCAGCTCAG GTGGAGGAGAATAACTATGAGGTGCCTGCTGAGGACACATCAGACAGAGGCATCTGTGCCAGAGCCTTGTATGACTACCAGGCTg ctgatgaCACAGAGATCTCATTCGATcccgatgacatcatcaccgGGATCGAGATGATAGACGAGGGTTGGTGGCGAGGCTTCGGCCCAGCCGGCAACTTTGGTATGTTCCCGGCCAATTACGTGGAGCTCATGTAG
- the dbnlb gene encoding drebrin-like b isoform X3 gives MAVNLSKNGPALTAAFKEVVDEKSSTNWALFTYEGNSNDIRLAEKGDGGLEELVEELNSGKVMYAFCRVQDPNSGLPKYVLINWTGEGVKDARKGICANHVSSMANFLKGAHVTINARAEDDVEPEAIMQKVAKASGANYSFHKESSSRFQDSGPQGPVGSVYQKTNAMSEIRKTNKDNFWAQAEKEEEKRRLEEQRKAEEERQKLEKDRKDREAKEALQRDKRDKERATQIDQQKKYQQQVEAESKEQERQRWEEQEETKAAQKKAVNRGESVEKVNEAASLISQRAVNPREMFKQRERGITPSDSDVPSAAPASPQPEPDEADGQSRCEYDEQEATPEEPLKEEAPAANSYVQEPAYEEPAQVEENNYEVPAEDTSDRGICARALYDYQAADDTEISFDPDDIITGIEMIDEGWWRGFGPAGNFGMFPANYVELM, from the exons ATGGCAGTTAACCTCAGCAAAAATGGCCCTGCATTAACAGCTGCATTCAAAGAAGTGGTAGATGAAAAATCAAGTACCAACTG GGCCTTGTTCACCTATGAGGGAAACAGTAATGATATCCGTCTGGCAGAAAAAGGGG atGGAGGACTGGAGGAGTTGGTTGAGGAATTGAACAGTGGAAAAGTGATGTATGCTTTCTGCAGGGTCCAGGATCCCAATTCTGGTCTGCCCAAATATGTCCTCATCAACTGG ACTGGAGAGGGAGTGAAGGACGCCAGGAAAGGAATATGTGCAAATCATGTCAGCTCCATGGCCAATTTTCTTAAG GGGGCCCACGTCACGATAAATGCCAGAGCAGAAGACGACGTGGAACCCGAGGCAATCATGCAAAAGGTGGCCAAAGCCTCAGGAGCGAACTACAGCTTCCACAAAGAATCTTCCAGCCGCTTCCAGGACAGCGGTCCTCAGGGTCCTGTG GGCTCAGTGTACCAGAAGACCAACGCTATGTCCGAAATCAGGAAGACCAACAAAGACAACTTCTGGGCTCAGGCAGAG aaagaggaggagaaacgtCGCCTGGAGGAGCAACGCAAGGCCGAAGAGGAGCGCCAGAAGCTAGAGAAAGAtaggaaagacagagaggccAAGGAGGCTCTTCAGAGGGACAAAAGGGACAAGGAGAGAGCCACTCAAATTGACCAGCAAAA GAAGTaccagcagcaggtggaggctgaGAGTAAAGAGCAGGAGAGACAACGCTGG gaggagcaggaggagaccAAAGCAGCCCAGAAGAAAGCAGTCAACAGAGGTGAATCTGTGGAAAAGGTCAAC GAGGCAGCATCTCTCATTTCTCAGCGTGCTGTAAACCCCAGAGAGATGttcaagcagagagagagaggaataaCTCCGAGTGACTCTGACGTGCCCTCTGCAGCCCCTGCCAGCCCCCAGCCAG AGCCTGATGAGGCTGATGGGCAGTCCAGGTGTGAGTATGATGAGCAGGAGGCAACACCAGAGGAGCCGCTTAAAG AGGAAGCGCCAGCTGCCAACTCCTACGTCCAAGAGCCGGCTTATGAAGAGCCAGCTCAG GTGGAGGAGAATAACTATGAGGTGCCTGCTGAGGACACATCAGACAGAGGCATCTGTGCCAGAGCCTTGTATGACTACCAGGCTg ctgatgaCACAGAGATCTCATTCGATcccgatgacatcatcaccgGGATCGAGATGATAGACGAGGGTTGGTGGCGAGGCTTCGGCCCAGCCGGCAACTTTGGTATGTTCCCGGCCAATTACGTGGAGCTCATGTAG